TGATCGAAGGAGAGGTTGAGCTCTTTCTGGATGGCGTCCGTGTACTGGTTGCCTCCGACCGCGATGTCACGGTTGAAGATGGAGGTGGCCCCTTTGACGATGTTGATGTTCATGATGGAAGCCCCGATGTTGAGCAGGGCGACCACCCGGCCGGGGTCGATACCGTAGTTGATTTCGTAGCAGTTCTGGAGGGCGAAGACGTCCACGTCGACGACCAGAGGAGACCGCCCGGCCTGGGAGATGGCCGAGGTGTAGTCGCTGATCTTGTCCTTCTTGACCGCGACCAGGAGCACGTCCATGTTACCCCCCGACCCTCCCCCGTCGATGACCTCGTAGTCGAGGGACACATCCTGGATGTCGAAGGGGATGTACTGCTCCGCCTCCCAGTGGATCGACTCCGCCAGCTCCTCCGTGCTCATCTGGGGCAGGCTGATCTTCTTGACGATCACCGCGTTGCCGGAAACACTCGTAGCCACTTCGTTGGTCTTGATCTTCTGGGAAGTGAAAAGGCGCTGAATGGCGTCGATGACCGCTCCCGAGTCCATGATGGCGCCGTCCACGATGGCCTCGGGGGGCAGGGCTTCGGTGCCGATGTTGATGAGCTGGTACTCATCGCCCCCTTTCCCGCCGGGTTTCAGTTCAACCGCCTTCACTGCGGAGGACCCAATGTCGACGCCAACAAGTCCCTTCCTTTTCCCGAACAGAGCCACGGGCGCCTCTCTCTCTTCTCGCTGCGGCTGGTCCCGACTCCGCCCCTCACCGGCACGCCCGGTTCCTGGAACGGCGCTAACGAATTAGAACCGAAGCTAGGCCCACACTTAGGAAAAATAGTTAAAGTGCTACCTGAAGCTAGCAAAGGGCACCTCCAATGTCAAGGGAAAAGTGAGGGTTCCGCCAGTAACTCATCAAGGGGACTGGACTCCGCGGGAAGTGGCCCCCGAGTGGCAGGTCGCAGCCCGCTTTCGCCCCTCGCGGCCTACGACGCGGCCGTGAGGAACGAAAGTCCTTTTACACGAGATGGTTGTGTTGGGAAGTGCCAACCATCACAGCGGGCAAGGGCCGCGAAAGCCCCGCCGGCTCTCACTTTTCGTGGCCTGGGGATGCGATTTGGCCGACCTCGGAGAAGCCTGTTCCCCTAGAAACGGATCTTGATGTTGGGATCGTCCTTGGCGTGGATGGTGTCGATGAACCGCACCTGGTGGGGCACGGTCGTCATGACCAGGCAGTGGGTGCGGATGCCTTCGCCGAAGAAACGGACGCCCCGCAAGAGGGAGCCGTCGGTCACGCCCGCAGCGGCGAAGACCACCGTCCGGCCGGGGGCCAGATCCTCGGTGCCGTAGACCCGCTGGAGGTCGAAGATCCCCATCTTCTTGAGCCGCTCCGCGTCTGCGGGCTTGGTCAAGACGAGCTTGCCCTGGATTTCGCCGTTCAGGCAGCGCATGGCCGCGGCCGTGAGCACGCCCTCCGGCGCCCCCCCCGTGCCCATCACCGCGTGCACGCCGGTACCCAGAAGGGCGGCCGTGATGCCCGCCGAAAGGTCACCGTCGCCGATGAGCCTTATGCGGGCTCCCGCCCTGCGAATCTCCGAGATCAGCTTCTCGTGCCGGGGCCGATCCAGGACGATGATGACCAAGTCGTTGACCGCCCGGTCCAGGCACCGGGCAATCGCCTTCAGGTTGTCCTCGACGGGTGCGTTGATGTCCACCTTTCCCTTCGAGGACGGCCCCACCACCAGCTTCTCCATGTAGATGTCAGGGGCGTTCAGGAGGCCCCCCTTCTCGGAGGCGGCGAGGACGGCGATGGCGTTGGGGGCCCCGGTCGCGCAGAGGTTGGTGCCCTCCAGGGGGTCCACGGCAATGTCCACCGGGGTCCCTCCGGCCTTCCCCACCTTCTCGCCGATGAACAGCA
Above is a genomic segment from Vicinamibacteria bacterium containing:
- the pilM gene encoding type IV pilus assembly protein PilM; this encodes MALFGKRKGLVGVDIGSSAVKAVELKPGGKGGDEYQLINIGTEALPPEAIVDGAIMDSGAVIDAIQRLFTSQKIKTNEVATSVSGNAVIVKKISLPQMSTEELAESIHWEAEQYIPFDIQDVSLDYEVIDGGGSGGNMDVLLVAVKKDKISDYTSAISQAGRSPLVVDVDVFALQNCYEINYGIDPGRVVALLNIGASIMNINIVKGATSIFNRDIAVGGNQYTDAIQKELNLSFDQAEALKKGARVEGAAPENLHPIIQAVSENIALEIQKTFDFFRATSSEDRIDRIFLSGGTAKIQGLRDLLAERFEAGVEILNPFNSVTYNPRDFDPEFINEMGPSAAIAVGLAARKVGDR
- the glpX gene encoding class II fructose-bisphosphatase, whose product is MIRDDLPLEFVRVVERAAIAAAHTMGQGDRKYADQVAVEAMRKEMESVDIEGTIVIGEGERDEAPMLFIGEKVGKAGGTPVDIAVDPLEGTNLCATGAPNAIAVLAASEKGGLLNAPDIYMEKLVVGPSSKGKVDINAPVEDNLKAIARCLDRAVNDLVIIVLDRPRHEKLISEIRRAGARIRLIGDGDLSAGITAALLGTGVHAVMGTGGAPEGVLTAAAMRCLNGEIQGKLVLTKPADAERLKKMGIFDLQRVYGTEDLAPGRTVVFAAAGVTDGSLLRGVRFFGEGIRTHCLVMTTVPHQVRFIDTIHAKDDPNIKIRF